A genomic stretch from Sphaerodactylus townsendi isolate TG3544 linkage group LG15, MPM_Stown_v2.3, whole genome shotgun sequence includes:
- the RMND5A gene encoding E3 ubiquitin-protein transferase RMND5A isoform X2 gives MTQCCKRIKDTVQKLASDHKDIHSSVSRVGKAIDKNFDSDISSVGIDGCWQADSQQILNEVMVEHFFRQGMLDVAEELCQESGLSIDQSQKEPFVELNRILEALKVKVLRPALEWAVSNREMLMAQNSSLEFKLHRLYFISLLMDGTANQREALQYAKNFQPFALNHQKDIQILMGSLVYLRQGIENSPYVHLLDANQWADICDIFTRDACALLGLSVESPLSVSFSAGCVALPALINIKAVIEQRQCTGVWNQKDELPIEVDLGKKCWYHSIFACPILRQQTTDNNPPMKLVCGHIISRDALNKMFNGSKLKCPYCPMEQSPGDAKQIFF, from the exons ATGACCCAATGTTGTAAACGAATAAAAGATACTGTCCAAAAATTGGCCTCGGATCATAAGGACATTCACAGTAGCGTTTCCAGAGTTGGAAAAGCAATTGACAAG AATTTTGACTCTGACATCAGTAGTGTGGGGATCGATGGATGCTGGCAGGCCGACAGCCAGCAAATTCTAAATGAGGTGATGGTTGAACACTTTTTCCGACAAGGGATGCTGGACGTAGCTGAAGAGCTTTGTCAG GAATCTGGACTTTCAATAGATCAGAGTCAAAAAGAACCATTTGTGGAGCTTAACCGAATATTGGAAGCGCTTAAAGTTAAAGTTTTGCGACCAGCACTAGA GTGGGCTGtttcaaacagagaaatgctgatgGCGCAGAATAGCTCTTTAGAATTTAAACTGCACAGGCTATATTTTATTAGTTTATTAATGGACGGAACTGCAAACCAGAGAGAAGCACTGCAGTATGCTAAAAATTTTCAGCCATTTGCTCTAAACCATCAGAAAG atattcagattttgatgGGAAGTCTAGTATACCTGAGGCAGGGAATTGAAAATTCACCATATGTCCATTTACTGGATGCAAACCAGTGGGCAGACATCTGCGACATCTTCACCAGAGATGCCTGTGCTCTACTGGGACTCTCTGTTGAATCACCTTTAAGTGTTAG CTTTTCAGCAGGTTGTGTAGCGCTGCCTGCTCTAATCAATATCAAAGCTGTGATTGAACAGAGACAGTGCACTGGTGTTTGGAATCAGAAAGATGAATTACCG ATTGAAGTCGACCTCGGTAAAAAGTGCTGGTACCATTCAATATTCGCCTGCCCCATCCTTCGTCAGCAAACAACAGATAATAACCCTCCTATGAAGTTGGTTTGTGGTCATATTATATCAAGAGATGCTCTGAATAAAATGTTTAATGGCAGCAA
- the RMND5A gene encoding E3 ubiquitin-protein transferase RMND5A isoform X1, whose product MDQCVTVERELEKVLQKFSGYGQLCERSLEELIQYVAGLRREILQSENQDGDLSGTISLVMTQCCKRIKDTVQKLASDHKDIHSSVSRVGKAIDKNFDSDISSVGIDGCWQADSQQILNEVMVEHFFRQGMLDVAEELCQESGLSIDQSQKEPFVELNRILEALKVKVLRPALEWAVSNREMLMAQNSSLEFKLHRLYFISLLMDGTANQREALQYAKNFQPFALNHQKDIQILMGSLVYLRQGIENSPYVHLLDANQWADICDIFTRDACALLGLSVESPLSVSFSAGCVALPALINIKAVIEQRQCTGVWNQKDELPIEVDLGKKCWYHSIFACPILRQQTTDNNPPMKLVCGHIISRDALNKMFNGSKLKCPYCPMEQSPGDAKQIFF is encoded by the exons ATGGACCAGTGCGTGACGGTGGAGCGGGAGCTGGAGAAGGTGCTGCAGAAGTTCTCGGGCTACGGGCAGCTGTGCGAGCGGAGCCTGGAGGAGCTGATCCAGTACGTGGCCGGGCTGCGCCGCGAGATCCTCCAGAGCGAGA ATCAAGACGGGGATCTCTCTGGAACAATATCGCTTGTTATGACCCAATGTTGTAAACGAATAAAAGATACTGTCCAAAAATTGGCCTCGGATCATAAGGACATTCACAGTAGCGTTTCCAGAGTTGGAAAAGCAATTGACAAG AATTTTGACTCTGACATCAGTAGTGTGGGGATCGATGGATGCTGGCAGGCCGACAGCCAGCAAATTCTAAATGAGGTGATGGTTGAACACTTTTTCCGACAAGGGATGCTGGACGTAGCTGAAGAGCTTTGTCAG GAATCTGGACTTTCAATAGATCAGAGTCAAAAAGAACCATTTGTGGAGCTTAACCGAATATTGGAAGCGCTTAAAGTTAAAGTTTTGCGACCAGCACTAGA GTGGGCTGtttcaaacagagaaatgctgatgGCGCAGAATAGCTCTTTAGAATTTAAACTGCACAGGCTATATTTTATTAGTTTATTAATGGACGGAACTGCAAACCAGAGAGAAGCACTGCAGTATGCTAAAAATTTTCAGCCATTTGCTCTAAACCATCAGAAAG atattcagattttgatgGGAAGTCTAGTATACCTGAGGCAGGGAATTGAAAATTCACCATATGTCCATTTACTGGATGCAAACCAGTGGGCAGACATCTGCGACATCTTCACCAGAGATGCCTGTGCTCTACTGGGACTCTCTGTTGAATCACCTTTAAGTGTTAG CTTTTCAGCAGGTTGTGTAGCGCTGCCTGCTCTAATCAATATCAAAGCTGTGATTGAACAGAGACAGTGCACTGGTGTTTGGAATCAGAAAGATGAATTACCG ATTGAAGTCGACCTCGGTAAAAAGTGCTGGTACCATTCAATATTCGCCTGCCCCATCCTTCGTCAGCAAACAACAGATAATAACCCTCCTATGAAGTTGGTTTGTGGTCATATTATATCAAGAGATGCTCTGAATAAAATGTTTAATGGCAGCAA
- the LOC125444839 gene encoding E3 ubiquitin-protein ligase RNF103 isoform X1, translating to MWLKLLFLLLYFVGLFVLARLLEAVVWYETGFLASQLVDPVALSFRKLRTILECRGLAYSGLPEKKDVRQLVQKSGDLMEGELYSALKEEEASESVSSTNFSGEMHFYELVEDTKDGIWIVQVIANDRRPLMEKVHWEQMVKKVSRFGIRTGTFNCSSDPRYCKRRGWIRSTLIMSVPQTRTSKGKVMLKEYGGRKIETEHIFKWITAHTASRIKTIFRSEHLKEEWNKSDQYRVKIYLFAKLDQPPAFFSALSVKFTGRVEFIFVNVDNWDNKSQMAEIGIYKMPSYILRTPEGIYQYGNNTGEFISLHAMDSFLRSLQPEVNDLFVLSLVLVNLMAWMDLFITQGATIKRFVVLISTLGTYNSLLIISWLPVLGFLQLPYLDSVYECSLKLFRYSNTTTLASWVRADWMFYSSHPALFLSTYLGHGLLIDYFEKKRRHHNSDAVNSNNLEWLSSLWDWYTSYLFHPIVSFQDFPFESEWDEDPDLFLEHLAFPALWLHPLIPTDYIKNLPVWQFKCLGGHLEEEMVEISQSESDSDCECKDVSSSRTRVSEDLQKPPCEGVLRCSAKICSCAKARSCHAMEDMEPDWSAWPAGTLHCTECVVCLENFENGCLLMGLPCGHAFHESCIVTWLVGGQHCCPVCRWASYKKKKPYINSHALSSRNPS from the exons ATGTGGCTGAAGCTGCTGTTCCTGCTGCTGTACTTCGTGGGGCTGTTCGTGCTGGCGCGGCTGCTGGAGGCCGTGGTGTGGTACGAGACCGGCTTCCTGGCCAGCCAGCTGGTGGACCCGGTGGCGCTCAGCTTCCGCAAGCTCCGCACCATCCTGGAGTGCCGCGGCCTGGCCTACTCCGGCCTCCCGGAGAAGAAGGACGTCCGGCAGCTGGTCCAGAAGTCCG GCGACCTCATGGAAGGTGAACTTTATTCGGCTCTTAAGGAAGAGGAAGCTTCTGAATCTGTTTCAAGCACAAACTTCAGCGGTGAAATGCATTTTTATGAACTGGTGGAGGATACGAAGGATGGTATCTGGATAGTACAG GTCATAGCAAACGATAGGAGACCTCTTATGGAAAAAGTCCATTGGGAACAAATGGTTAAGAAAGTATCAAGATTTGGTATACGTACAGGTACTTTTAACTGCTCCAGTGACCCAAG GTACTGCAAGAGGAGAGGCTGGATAAGATCCACATTGATTATGTCAGTTCCACAAACTAGAACATCCAAAGGAAAAGTGATGCTTAAGGAATATGGTGGACGTAAAATTGAGACAGAGCATATTTTCAAATGGATAACTGCccacacagcttctcggatcaaGACCATCTTTCGATCAGAACACTTAAAAGAAGAATGGAACAAAAGTGACCAGTATCGAGTAAAAATATACCTGTTTGCTAAGTTAGATCagcctcctgccttcttctctgcactAAGTGTAAAGTTTACGGGAAGAGTTGagtttatttttgtaaatgtCGACAACTGGGACAACAAGAGCCAAATGGCAGAGATAGGTATCTATAAGATGCCATCTTACATCCTTAGAACTCCTGAAGGCATTTATCAGTATGGAAACAATACTGGCGAATTCATTTCCCTACATGCCATGGACTCTTTCTTGCGCTCTTTACAACCTGAAGTTAATGATTTGTTTGTCTTAAGTCTGGTTTTAGTTAACTTGATGGCTTGGATGGACCTATTTATCACCCAAGGTGCCACTATAAAGCGCTTTGTTGTTCTTATAAGCACTTTAGGGACCTATAATTCACTCTTAATTATTTCTTGGCTACCAGTCCTAGGTTTTTTGCAGTTACCTTATTTAGACAGTGTCTATGAATGTAGTTTAAAACTGTTTCGGTATTCTAATACAACTACATTGGCTTCCTGGGTGAGAGCTGACTGGATGTTCTACTCATCACACCCTGCCTTGTTCCTCAGCACTTATCTGGGCCATGGCTTATTAATTGATTATTTTGAGAAAAAAAGACGGCACCATAACAGTGATGCAGTAAATTCCAATAATCTAGAGTGGCTTTCAAGCCTTTGGGACTGGTACACCAGCTATCTGTTCCACCCCATTGTGTCTTTCCAGGACTTTCCCTTCGAATCAGAATGGGATGAAGACCCAGATCTGTTCCTTGAGCACTTGGCTTTCCCTGCGCTGTGGCTTCACCCACTAATACCAACCGATTACATTAAAAACCTGCCCGTGTGGCAATTTAAATGTCTTGGTGGCCATTTGGAAGAGGAAATGGTGGAAATCTCTCAAAGTGAAAGTGATTCAGACTGTGAATGCAAAGATGTATCAAGTAGTAGAACAAGGGTCTCCGAGGACCTTCAAAAACCTCCCTGTGAAGGTGTACTTCGGTGCAGTGCCAAGATCTGTTCATGTGCCAAAGCCAGGTCCTGCCACGCTATGGAAGATATGGAGCCTGATTGGTCAGCTTGGCCTGCTGGTACATTGCATTGTACAGAATGTGTTGTATGTCTAGAGAATTTTGAAAATGGATGTCTGTTAATGGGCTTGCCCTGTGGCCATGCGTTTCACGAGAGTTGTATTGTTACGTGGCTAGTTGGGGGGCAGCATTGCTGTCCAGTCTGTAGATGGGCCtcttataagaaaaagaaaccatATATAAATTCCCATGCTTTGTCAAGTCGCAACCCATCTTAG